Sequence from the Chloroflexota bacterium genome:
GGCCCCGTCCTGCCAGACGAGTCCTTCCGTGAACGCGTCGCGGCTATGGGGAAAGGCGGCGATGACCTGCACGCGCAGGTGCGCGACCGTGGGCCCGTCGGGCTCCGAACCAGCGACGCCCGCCGGGATTCGTGGAGCCTGAGGGGCGATGGGGCCGCCCGCGCGTGTCCATGCCAGCAGCCCTCCGACCGCTATCAGAAGGATCGCGGCAAGGGCGGTGATGGGGAAAAGCGCCGACGAGCGCCGATCATTCGCCAGGATGACCATCGCCCTGCCAAATAGGGCTCAGCACAAATGATTTTCGCGCATTTTTCGGCCTGCTACAGGCCGAATGCCATCGCCAGCCCGCCAGCCACCACGCCCGCGAGCGCGGTGAGGCCCGCGAGGGCTGCGAGGGCGCGGGGCGGGAACCCGTGCGACACCATCGCCAGCGATGGGAGGTTGAGGGGCGCAAGCGTGAGGAGCAGGGCCCCCGCCGGACCGGCGCCCAGGCCGTAGCTGCGCATGGTTTGGATGATGGGGATCTCAGCGCCGGTCGGGATCGGAAACGTCATGCCCGCGACGGCGAATCCGAGGATGACCAAGGGATTGTTCGCCCATTCGGGCGTAATCGCCGGGAAGAGGTACGCCCGCACGGCGCCGAGGATCAGGGTGAGGACGATCAAGACCGGCACGAGGAGGAGGGTCAGGCGCACGACCGTCGTGAGCCAGCGCAGCGCCCATGGGCCGGACTCCTCGCGGCTCGTGGCTGCGATGTCGGGATCTCCGGCGAAGGACGGAACGAGGCGACTCACCACGACCGCCGCGCCAGCGACGAGCGCTAGCCCGACGATGCCGCGAATCGCCGCCCATTGCCAGCCGAGGGCAAACGTGATCCAGGCCAACACGGCGAGATTGAGGGTCGGATTCGCGAGCCAGAATGCGACAGCCGAGCCCGCCGAGGCTCCTCGGCGCCGAAGTGCCAGCCCCACCGGGGCTGCGCAGCAGCTTCACATGAAGCCGGGGATGGCAAGAACGCCCCCGAGGAGCGACGTGGCGAGCTTGGATCGCCCGAGGACCCGGAGCAGCCAGTCGCGAGGGATGAGCGACTCAATGGTGGCAGCCAAGAGGATTCCCACGACGAGGGCCTGCCAGATCTTGTCCATGTACACGCGGGCATAATCGACCGCGGTGGTGATGGAGGGCGGTGGCGCGGCGGCGTCCTTGCCGGACACGATGGACGAGCCGAGGGAATGGCTCACGAATACGTCGGCAGTCCGGGCGACGTACGGCATCCACTTGACGTAAGCGAGCCCGACCACCGCGATGATCAGCAGGATCGAGAATCCCCGAAAATACTCGATGCGGCGGTCCGCCGCCGTTTCGACCAGCTCGGGCGCCACGCTGTGTTGGTGCATGGAAGTCTCCGAATACTGGGTTTGAGTGGAAATGCTGAAGCTGACCGACACGTATGCTAAAGCGTGTGGCATCATTCGTTCAAGCGCTATGCTAAATCGTCATCGCCAGGCCCAGCGATCCGGATAACTCCGTGGACATTGCCGATCTCGAGTCCTTTCTCGCCCTGAGCCACCAGGGCAGCTTCACCCTCGCCGCGCGCGAGCGTGGCCTCACGCAGCCAGGCCTTAGCCGCCAGATTCAGCGGCTCGAGCGATCGATCGGGGCTCGCCTATTCGAGCGCGCGCCGGACGGCGTCGCCCTCACGCCCGCGGGAGAGCGGTTCCAGAGCTACGCTGAGGCGGCGGTGGCTGCGTACTGGGGTGTGCTCGAGGAGCTACATCGACAACCGGCCCCGCTGGAGGGCGAGCTGCGTCTCGCGGCCAGCACGACGCCGGCCGAATTCATGGTCCCGCAGATCATCGCCGACTTCACCTCGGCCTACCCTTCGGTTCAGGCGACGGTCTACACGGCGAACACCCAGCGCGTCGTGGACGAGGTCGCGGCCGGTCGGCGGGACCTCGGCCTGGTTGGCGCGCGAATTCGCCAGGCCGGCGTGCGTTTCGACCCGGTGGCGCGCGATGAGGTCGTCCTCGCGGTGCCGGCCCGTCACCCGTTCGCCAGCCAGGAGGAGATTCCCCTGGCTGCTCTGGCCGATCAGCCCTTCATCGATCGCGAGAACGGGTCCGGAACGATTCTGACCGTTCGCCGTGCCCTCGCAGACCGTGGCCTCGACCTGCCGCCGCTTCGCATTGTCATGACGCTGAGCACGACCCAGGCGATTGTCTCAGCGGTCCGCGCCGGCTTTGGTGTCGGCTTCGTTTCGGCTTGCGCGCTGCGCGATCCCGGACCGGGCGGGCCCGTGGTGAAGCGCCTCGCCGAAATCCCTATGCACCGGTCGATCTTTCTCGTTCGTTCGCGCCGGCGGCCGCTCTTGCCCGTGGGCAGGCGGTTCGCGGAGTTCGTGCTTGCCGGGGCGCGATTCGCGACGTGACGGTCCGTTCTCAGGCGATCGCCGGCGCCGTGGGCTCCGCGAACTCGTGGCCGTTGGTCGGAGGCGCCGCCGTGGGGTGGCCGCCGACAAGGGCGCGCTCCAGGACCTCATCGACCCGATCGACCTCGACGATATCCATCTCGCGCACGCGGTCCGGGACCTCGACCAAATCCTTTGCGTTCTTTCTCGGTAGCAGGAACGTCGTTATTCCGGCGCGGTGCGCCGCCAGCATCTTCTCCTTGAGCCCGCCGATGGGGAGGACGCGCCCGCGAAGGGTCACCTCCCCGGTCATGGCGACGTCCTTTCGCACCGGCCGACCGGTCAGCGCCGAGATGAGGGCAGCCGTGAGGGCGATGCCGGCCGATGGGCCGTCCTTCGGCACGGCGCCGGCGGGCACGTGCACGTGGATGATGTGGCTGTCGAAGAAGCCGGGCTCCACGCCGAATCGGCGCGCATTGGCGCGAGCGTAGGTCAGCGCGGCGCGGGCGGATTCCTGCATCACCTGTCCCAGGTGGCCGGTGAGGACCGGCTCGCCCTTCCCCTCCACGAGGCTAACCTCGATGGACAGCAGCTCGCCGCCGGTCTCGGTCCACGCCACGCCGGTCGCGACGCCGACCTCGTCTTCCTCCTCGGCCAGGTTAAAGGTGTACTTGACGGGGCCGAGGAAGTCCGCCAAGTCGTCCGGCCGAAGGGTCGCTGATTCGATCTCCTTGGCCACCACCTTGCGGGCGACTTTGCGGCACAGCGTCGCGATCTCCCGCTCGAGGTTGCGCACGCCGGCCTCGCGGGTATACCCACCCACGATCGCGTGCAGCGTTTCATCGGGGATCTGGAGCTGATCAGCCGTGAGCCCGTGCGCCTCGATCTGCTTGGGAACCAGGAACCGCCGAGCGATTTCGATCTTCTCGTCCTCTGTATACCCCGCGATCGTGATGACCTCCATCCGATCGCGGAGCGCCGGCGGGACCGTGTCGAGGAGGTTGGCCGTCAAAATGAATGTGACCTTGGAGAGATCGAAGGGCACTTCGAGGTAGTGGTCGCTGAACGCGAAGTTCTGCTCCGGGTCGAGCACCTCCAGCAGCGCCGCCGACGGATCGCCCCGAAAGTCGTTCCCGACCTTGTCAACCTCGTCCAGCATGAAGACGGGGTTGTTGCTCTTCGCGCTGCGGATTCCCTGGATGATTCGGCCCGGCAGCGCGCCGACGTAGGTCCGCCGATGCCCGCGGATCTCTGCTTCATCGCGAACACCGCCGAGACTGGTGCGCCAGAAGTTCCGACCCAGGGCGCGGGCGATGGATCGGCCCAGGGAGGTCTTGCCGACGCCCGGCGGTCCGACGAAGCAGAGAATCGGCGTGCGCATCTTGGCTCCGGCCAGTCCCCGCACGGCGATGTACTCGAGAATGCGCTCCTTCACCTTCTCGAGGCCGTAATGGTCCTCGTTCAGGATCCGCTCCGCCTCGCCGATGTCGAGATGGTCCTCCGTACTGGTCGACCAGGGCAGCTCCGTCAGCCACTCGAGGTAGGTTCGGATCACCCCCTGCTCGGGGGAGTGCGGGCCGACGATCTTGAGGCGATTCAGCTCCTTGAGCGCCTTCTCCTTCGGGAGATCCGGCATACCGGCCGCCTCGATCTTCTCCCGGAGCTCGTCTGCGATGGCGGCCTCGCCCTCGCTCTCGCCGAGCTCCCGCTGGATCGCGCGGAGCTGCTCCCGCAAGAAGAATTCGCGCTGCGCCTTGTCGACGCCGGCCTTCACGTCCTGGCGAATCTTGCTGCGCACCTGCGCCATCTCCAGGTGGCGCCGCATGATCTCGGTCGCGATGTGGAGGCGCTCAAGAGGATCGAGCGCCTCCAGAATCCGCAGTCGCTCGTCAAAGGAGCATTCGGGCGAAAACGCCGCGTGGTCGGCCAGCAGACCGGGCTGCTGGATCCCCCGTACGTACTGGAGGACTTCGGACGGCACGCTTGGATTCAGCTCGATGAGGTTCTCGATGATCGCGAAGAGTTGGTGCATGGGCTCGCGCACGTCGTCCGGATCGGTCTCCGGGTCGGCGAAGATGCGGCAGCGGACCCGCCAGAAGGGCTCTTCTTCCTCGACCTCGACCACCTCGGCCCGATCGAGGCCGCGCACGACAACGCGCTGGCCCCCGCGGCGTGATGGGCGCGATTCCTCGACGGTGGCGACGAGACCGACGTGGTTCGCCTCGGGATCGATGGGGCCCTCGTCCCGCGCGCGGCGTGGGATGAGCAGGATGCGTTTGTCGGCGAGGAGCGCTACCTCGACGGCGCGTACGTATGCCCACGTCTCAAGGTGTAGAGGGACGATCATTCCCGGAAGGACGACCGCGTCGGGAAGCGGAATGGCGGGGAGGGTGAGGGTGTCCCCGGGGTCGTTGGCGGCGCTTAGCGTGGACGACCGGGTGAGGTCATCGTGAGGCGTCGGGGAGTTGCGCGGTTCATCCTGCAAACCAGATGGTCCTCGATTCGGCGAGATTCGAGATCGGGACGGACCATGCCCCGGGCGGGCGGCGTGGCCGTCATCCGAAGCGGCGACTTGGTGCCATTCGAGTATATTGTGGGTCCGAGGGGCTCGCAAAGGTCCGGGGCGAACCAGATCCGGGGGTGAGCCACATGGCCCTCACACGCGCGACGGCGATGGGCCTCAACGGCGTTATCGCGGCGCCCCACTATCTCGCATCGGCGGCCGGCCTGCGCGTGTTGCAGGATGGCGGGAACGCGATCGACGCGAGCGTCGCCGCCTGCGCGGTTCTTGGCGTCGTCTGGCCCTTCGCCTGCGGCATCGGCGGCGACATGTTCGTGGTGATCTGCGCCGCTGGCGCCGACCGACCGGTGGTTCTGAACGCGAGCGGACGGGCCGGGGCGAACGCCACGCCGGAATTCATTCGCGCGGCCGGCCACGACAACGCGCTTCCCAACAAGGGTCCGTTGAGCGTGGTGGTGCCGGGCTGCGTGGCCGGCTGGAACGCGGCGCTCGAGCGATATGGGACCCGCGATCTGGGATACCTGCTGCAACCCGCAATCGCACTCGCCGAGGATGGATACCCGGTTGCTCCCCGGCTCGCAGACGCGATCCGTTCACAGGCGCGAAACCTCAACGAGCCGGCTCGAGAAACGTTCATGCCGCGCGGCGCGCCGCCGCGCGTTGGGGCCGTGCAGCGAATGTCGGCGTACGCACGATCGCTTCGCGCCGTCGCGCGCGACGGCATTGGCGCGATGTATGGCGGCCCAATCGGGGAAGCCATCGGCCAGCACGTCGCCTCGATCGGCGGACACCTGACGCCGGGCGACGTCGCGGCGCATCGGTGCGAATGGGTCGAGCCGGCCGCGCTGGATGCATTTGGCCATCGAATCTGCGTGGCGCCTCCCAATAGCCAGGCGATTTTGCACCTCATGGGCGCGGGGCTGCTCGACGCGTTCGATCTCGGGGAGCCGCTGAGCTCGCGCGCGGCGCACCTCCAGGTTGAGGCGCTGAAGGTGACCTATCGGGACCGACCGAGGATCGCGGATCCCGCCTTCGTCCACGTGCCGCTCGCGGAGCTCCTTTCCGAGACGCATCTGACCGAGGGCCGATCCCTGGTGGACCCGCGCCGCGCCGCGCAGGCCCCGGCGGGCGCTCCCTCTGGGGATACGGTCTATCTCTGCGCGGCCGACCGCGACGGAAACATGGTCTCCATGATCCAGAGCCTCCGCGAGCCCTTCGGGTCCGGGGTGATGGTGCCGGGCGTGGGGATCATGCTGAACGACCGGGCCAAGGACTTCGGGATCGCTGATGGCGACCCGAATCAGATCGCGCCGGGGAAACGGCCGCGCCACAGCCTCACCCCCGCCCTGGCCTTGCGGGACGGACGACCAGCGTTCGCCTATGGGACCAGTGGCGGCGACGGTCAGCCCTATACCGTCCTCCAGCTCCACTGCAATCTCCTGGCGTTTGGAATGGACCCGCAGGCGGCCCTCGACGCGCCCCGCTGGACCATCGAGCCCGCCGCGGCCGGGCCCGCGCGCGGCGGCATCCGGTTCGAATCGCGCATCTCGCACGCGACGCTCGACGGGCTCGCGGCCATGGGCCACGACGTCGCTCCGATCGAGGAGTTCAGCGACGATTGCGGCCGCGCGGCTGTCGTTCAGATCGATGCGGAGCGCGGCATCCTACTGGGCGCGGCCGACCCACGGAGCGACGGCGTCGCCCTGGCGTGGTAGGCGGGCCCCACGCGTCCTTCGACAAGCCCGTCCTGAGCGCCCTTCGACAGGGTCGGGGCCAACGGGTTGGGGGGCGCAGGGCAAACGGGTCCCGGAGTCAGGACGAATAGTGAGCCCTCCCTCTCAGGCGGTCGCGTATTGCGGGCGCGGAAGCACCACCGTTGCGCCGTTCTTCGCGCATTCGCGCTCGAACAGGGCGTACACCTCAGGATCCTCGTCCTCGTAGTCGATCTGCCAGCCGCCCTCGCGCTCGCTGATCGTGCTGATGGGGAGGCCGTCCCGTCCCTCGTTGCCGCTGCGGTCGAGTGACCCGAGGCGCAGCGCGAGGTATGCCGCGGGGGTCGGCCCCGTGTTGAAGTGCTGGTGGTACTCCATCGCCTTCGGCGAGAGAACGGAGCCGTCCTTCCAGTCGATTTTTCGCGGCTTCTCGCCTTTGAACCACAGCAGGGAGTAGCCGATTCCGCTCAGGATGAGGACGTGCGCGCCGACGCCGTGCTTGTGGGCCTTCTTGTACGTGCCCGGGGGAAACTGGCTGACGTGGCACTCCATCTGGTTGCTGGCCAGCCGAAAGCGCATGTTCACGCCGCCCGCGCCGCGCTCGTGGTAGTCGTCCAGCTTGAAGTTTCGGAGGTCCGGCACGTAGTTGGTGCGCCACATGCGGATGCCGACGTGGGTTCCGGGGTCGGTGAAGTAGTTCTCCTCCGTGTTGTACCGGTCGGTGAACACGTAGTCGTCGTTGAAGACGAAATCCGTGTTTCGGTACATGTTGATGACCATCGGCGCATTGGTCACTGCGTAGAAGCGCGCCGGCTTTTGGCCGTCGAGATTGAAATGCTGGTAATAGCAGTTGAGCGGCGGAGAGAACATACTGCCCCGCTGCCATTCGATGGTCTGCTTGGGTTTTCCCTTCTGCCAAAGCGTGGTGGCGCCCCGCCCATCCAGGACGAAGATGGTCTCTTCGTAGAGGTGGTGCTGGACCTCGGTCTGGCCGCCCGGCGCGATCTCGAGGACGTAGCCGTCGTCCTCCTCTTGGTCGGCCAGGTTGACGAATGCGCCCTTCTGCCCCGTTCGGGGCCAGGGCGCGAGGTCGAGCGTGTATAGATCGGTGACGTAGGAGCCGGTGTTGACCGGGATCCCCTCCTCCTTCTGCCAGAGCTGGTAGGGAGAGGGGCCGCGTCGCCCGACTCGTCCGTTTGTTTCTTCAGCCATCGTGGTCCCTTCTTCGTATCTGGCCAGCGCGAGCGATGCGCGACGCCGGCCGTGGATTGGTGCGTCAATAGTCTCCGGTCCGCGCGGCGGCGCGCGCAAATTCAGGTGGTGGTGGCGTCGCGCCCCGCCATCGCCCCAGATCGCGAATGGACTCCTCGAGGTTCGTGTCGACGATGGCATGGTCGGGATCGTGGTAGACGTTCATGGGATCCAGGCCGTTCTGCACCTTCTCGATCTCGCGGCGGAGCATCTGTCGCAGCATCGTAATGCCACGGTCGGAAGTCGCCAGGCGCTCGGCGGTGCGATCGGCGATGGGGCCCTGCGTCTCCCACGCCATGTGGTCGCCGGCCTGGACGTCCGCGGTGATGTCGAACCTCGTGTTGGGGTGCAGGAGGCCCTCCGGCTTCTTATAGGAGGGCACGTAGCGCACCCGAATGTCCTCGTCGGGCTGGTCCACCTCGCTCCCATCGGGAGTTGGGTCGAACCCCACGAAGACGATGAAGGTGTGGGTATCGTCGATGGGGACGCGGATCTGCGTGTTTTTCTGGTGTCGCAAGATGTTGGGGAAGAGGATTGGGTGCTGGTCGACGAGACCGTTCTTATACGTGCGCCGCTTCATGATGCCGTATGGCGTCTCGTAAAAGTCAAAGTGGTCGATGTCGTCGGTAAAGCCGCGGGTGACGCTCGGCGGCGTCCGGCCCTGGGTCGACGTCTCCTGATGCAGGATCGGGAGGTGGGCCGGATCGACGGAATTCTCCATCGCCTGGAACCAGTTGCAGTCGAGCTGCGGCTGCACGGTGATGCGGTGCGTGCCGTCCTTGCGCGCCCAAACGTCGTACTTGGTGATGGGCGGGACGGGCTCGGGGCCCATGTAGGTCCAGTAGAGGCCGAGCCACTTCTTGACCGGATATGCCCGCTGCTTGACGGTGAGGTAGAACCTGCTGTCCGCCGGCTCGGCGGGCGTTTCGAGACAATTCCCTTTCGAATCGTAGAGCCACCCGTGGTAGGCGCAGGCGATGCCGCGCTCCTCCACCCGACCATACAGGAGCGAGGCGCCGCGGTGAGCGCAATGGTCCGCGAGGAGACCCGCGTTTCCGCTCTTGTCGAGGAAGAGCACGAGGTCCTCGCCGAGAAGGCGAATGAACTTAGTGGGGCTCTCCGGCGTCAGCTCGCGCGCGACGCAGAACGGGAGCCAATATCGCCGGAATAGCTCCCCGGCCGGGGTACCCGGTCCGATCCTGGTCAGAAAATCATTCTCTTCCTTCGTCAGC
This genomic interval carries:
- a CDS encoding LysR family transcriptional regulator — encoded protein: MDIADLESFLALSHQGSFTLAARERGLTQPGLSRQIQRLERSIGARLFERAPDGVALTPAGERFQSYAEAAVAAYWGVLEELHRQPAPLEGELRLAASTTPAEFMVPQIIADFTSAYPSVQATVYTANTQRVVDEVAAGRRDLGLVGARIRQAGVRFDPVARDEVVLAVPARHPFASQEEIPLAALADQPFIDRENGSGTILTVRRALADRGLDLPPLRIVMTLSTTQAIVSAVRAGFGVGFVSACALRDPGPGGPVVKRLAEIPMHRSIFLVRSRRRPLLPVGRRFAEFVLAGARFAT
- a CDS encoding ethanolamine ammonia lyase-activating protein, producing MAEETNGRVGRRGPSPYQLWQKEEGIPVNTGSYVTDLYTLDLAPWPRTGQKGAFVNLADQEEDDGYVLEIAPGGQTEVQHHLYEETIFVLDGRGATTLWQKGKPKQTIEWQRGSMFSPPLNCYYQHFNLDGQKPARFYAVTNAPMVINMYRNTDFVFNDDYVFTDRYNTEENYFTDPGTHVGIRMWRTNYVPDLRNFKLDDYHERGAGGVNMRFRLASNQMECHVSQFPPGTYKKAHKHGVGAHVLILSGIGYSLLWFKGEKPRKIDWKDGSVLSPKAMEYHQHFNTGPTPAAYLALRLGSLDRSGNEGRDGLPISTISEREGGWQIDYEDEDPEVYALFERECAKNGATVVLPRPQYATA
- a CDS encoding gamma-glutamyltransferase family protein, translated to MALTRATAMGLNGVIAAPHYLASAAGLRVLQDGGNAIDASVAACAVLGVVWPFACGIGGDMFVVICAAGADRPVVLNASGRAGANATPEFIRAAGHDNALPNKGPLSVVVPGCVAGWNAALERYGTRDLGYLLQPAIALAEDGYPVAPRLADAIRSQARNLNEPARETFMPRGAPPRVGAVQRMSAYARSLRAVARDGIGAMYGGPIGEAIGQHVASIGGHLTPGDVAAHRCEWVEPAALDAFGHRICVAPPNSQAILHLMGAGLLDAFDLGEPLSSRAAHLQVEALKVTYRDRPRIADPAFVHVPLAELLSETHLTEGRSLVDPRRAAQAPAGAPSGDTVYLCAADRDGNMVSMIQSLREPFGSGVMVPGVGIMLNDRAKDFGIADGDPNQIAPGKRPRHSLTPALALRDGRPAFAYGTSGGDGQPYTVLQLHCNLLAFGMDPQAALDAPRWTIEPAAAGPARGGIRFESRISHATLDGLAAMGHDVAPIEEFSDDCGRAAVVQIDAERGILLGAADPRSDGVALAW
- a CDS encoding Rieske 2Fe-2S domain-containing protein translates to MLTKEENDFLTRIGPGTPAGELFRRYWLPFCVARELTPESPTKFIRLLGEDLVLFLDKSGNAGLLADHCAHRGASLLYGRVEERGIACAYHGWLYDSKGNCLETPAEPADSRFYLTVKQRAYPVKKWLGLYWTYMGPEPVPPITKYDVWARKDGTHRITVQPQLDCNWFQAMENSVDPAHLPILHQETSTQGRTPPSVTRGFTDDIDHFDFYETPYGIMKRRTYKNGLVDQHPILFPNILRHQKNTQIRVPIDDTHTFIVFVGFDPTPDGSEVDQPDEDIRVRYVPSYKKPEGLLHPNTRFDITADVQAGDHMAWETQGPIADRTAERLATSDRGITMLRQMLRREIEKVQNGLDPMNVYHDPDHAIVDTNLEESIRDLGRWRGATPPPPEFARAAARTGDY
- the lon gene encoding endopeptidase La; the encoded protein is MQDEPRNSPTPHDDLTRSSTLSAANDPGDTLTLPAIPLPDAVVLPGMIVPLHLETWAYVRAVEVALLADKRILLIPRRARDEGPIDPEANHVGLVATVEESRPSRRGGQRVVVRGLDRAEVVEVEEEEPFWRVRCRIFADPETDPDDVREPMHQLFAIIENLIELNPSVPSEVLQYVRGIQQPGLLADHAAFSPECSFDERLRILEALDPLERLHIATEIMRRHLEMAQVRSKIRQDVKAGVDKAQREFFLREQLRAIQRELGESEGEAAIADELREKIEAAGMPDLPKEKALKELNRLKIVGPHSPEQGVIRTYLEWLTELPWSTSTEDHLDIGEAERILNEDHYGLEKVKERILEYIAVRGLAGAKMRTPILCFVGPPGVGKTSLGRSIARALGRNFWRTSLGGVRDEAEIRGHRRTYVGALPGRIIQGIRSAKSNNPVFMLDEVDKVGNDFRGDPSAALLEVLDPEQNFAFSDHYLEVPFDLSKVTFILTANLLDTVPPALRDRMEVITIAGYTEDEKIEIARRFLVPKQIEAHGLTADQLQIPDETLHAIVGGYTREAGVRNLEREIATLCRKVARKVVAKEIESATLRPDDLADFLGPVKYTFNLAEEEDEVGVATGVAWTETGGELLSIEVSLVEGKGEPVLTGHLGQVMQESARAALTYARANARRFGVEPGFFDSHIIHVHVPAGAVPKDGPSAGIALTAALISALTGRPVRKDVAMTGEVTLRGRVLPIGGLKEKMLAAHRAGITTFLLPRKNAKDLVEVPDRVREMDIVEVDRVDEVLERALVGGHPTAAPPTNGHEFAEPTAPAIA